A region of Argentina anserina chromosome 5, drPotAnse1.1, whole genome shotgun sequence DNA encodes the following proteins:
- the LOC126794918 gene encoding uncharacterized protein LOC126794918, whose product MARSSAVVLVVMLAFAAVAAPLANAASADPNKGQAASPSNKGQGQQAQSPQGQGQAQSPQGQGQAQSPQGQGQGQNQGQAQAPQPPPQQSQSPQQSQSPQQSQTPPPQSSQSPSPQKAQSPQGSSQSPSKSPTSSSPPTSSSSSSPSSSPKHSSSSSSSSSSSSSPTSSSPPAPPASDTAAAPTEAPTTTAAAPAPSSASTSRSYAAGSLTAVAIAAWLLH is encoded by the coding sequence ATGGCTCGCTCCTCCGCTGTTGTATTGGTCGTGATGTTGGCCTTCGCCGCCGTCGCTGCTCCTCTCGCTAACGCTGCCTCCGCCGACCCCAACAAGGGTCAGGCTGCTTCTCCATCTAACAAAGGTCAGGGTCAGCAGGCACAGTCACCACAGGGTCAGGGTCAAGCTCAGTCACCCCAGGGTCAGGGACAGGCTCAGTCACCCCAAGGACAGGGTCAGGGTCAGAACCAAGGTCAGGCTCAGGCACCTCAACCACCACCGCAGCAATCTCAGTCACCCCAGCAGTCTCAATCTCCCCAGCAGTCTCAGACTCCTCCACCGCAGTCGTCGCAGTCTCCTTCCCCTCAGAAGGCTCAGTCTCCACAGGGCAGCAGTCAGTCTCCAAGCAAGTcccccacctcctcctccccaccaacctcctcctcttcctcatcACCCTCCTCCTCCCCAAAACACTCGAGctcatcctcatcctcatcctcatcctccTCATCCCCCACCAGCTCATCCCCACCTGCTCCCCCAGCATCTGACACCGCTGCCGCCCCAACTGAAGCCCCCACGACCACTGCCGCCGCTCCCGCACCATCCTCCGCCTCCACCAGTAGATCCTACGCCGCTGGGTCTCTCACAGCTGTCGCCATCGCTGCATGGCTTTTGCACTAA
- the LOC126794916 gene encoding 28 kDa ribonucleoprotein, chloroplastic, protein MALLRQPLAHLPCLQNPLHLSKHKPTTLSVSGSLLSLSLSFSHTHHTLTTSSIRTRKKLANFVVQFSTTTQEEAIEDNPVLVEPETEEFSDTRLLAQNVPWTCTPEDIRTMFEKYGTVVDVELAMYSKGRNRGLAFVTMASPEEARVALNGLESSEMDGRIIKMAYAKPKKKKIPPPMPSKEITFNLYVENLSYEVRAKDLKEFFTSEGTDIVNAEVVFEGNPRRSAGYAFVSFKSKKEAEAALATFHGKLFMGRKIRVARSKQFVKVPKVKEPAVKSSESGDIATELGYTSEQLIANNGEKK, encoded by the exons ATGGCTTTGCTTCGTCAACCTCTAGCACATCTACCTTGTCTTCAAAACCCACTTCACCTCTCCAAACACAAACCCACAACTCTCTCTGTTTCCGGGTCtcttctctcactctctctttccttttctcaCACCCACCATACTCTCACCACCTCTTCAATCAGGACCCGTAAAAAGCTCGCAAATTTCGTGGTCCAATTTTCCACCACAACCCAGGAAGAAGCCATTGAAGACAACCCAGTTCTTGTGGAGCCTGAAACCGAAGAGTTCTCTGATACAAGATTGCTTGCCCAGAATGTGCCTTGGACTTGTACCCCTGAAGACATCAGGACCATGTTCGAGAAGTACGGCACTGTTGTCGACGTTGAG CTTGCGATGTATAGCAAGGGCAGAAACAGGGGATTGGCGTTTGTGACTATGGCTTCTCCAGAGGAGGCTCGTGTGGCTCTCAATGGTCTCGAATCGAGT GAAATGGACGGTCGTATTATAAAGATGGCTTATGCCAagccaaaaaagaagaagattccCCCTCCTATGCCATCCAAGGAGATAACATTTAATTTGTATGTGGAGAATTTGTCGTACGAAGTAAGGGCTAAAGATCTCAAGGAGTTTTTCACTTCGGAGGGTACTGATATCGTTAATGCAGAAGTCGTATTTGAAGGTAATCCAAGAAGGTCCGCTGGATATGCATTTGTAagcttcaagtcaaagaaAGAGGCTGAGGCAGCCCTTGCTACTTTCCACGGCAAG tTGTTTATGGGAAGAAAAATTCGTGTGGCACGTAGCAAACAATTTGTTAAAGTACCGAAAGTTAAAGAACCCGCAGTAAAGAGCTCAGAGTCAGGTGATATTGCTACTGAACTGGGTTATACTTCCGAGCAATTGATAGCAAATAATGGTGAAAAGAAGTGA
- the LOC126794907 gene encoding isoamylase 3, chloroplastic isoform X2: MLLRTSPHLYDSNVSRFPLFGSSSTFPTHAGASSCVVASPVLDIGLKMSKQATGSNRQGLVRKTRDHVKQGSLNAYGQGAQGSVLEEEAQLPETSQSWETSPGQAFPLGVSEVERGVNFAIFSQHATAVTLCVTIAERGQFGGPDGGMIELALDPNENKTGDIWHICIKDFPRSNVLYGYRIDGPRGWDHGHRFDSSIVLIDPYAKLVEGRRYFGDSKDKLSGFLGTYDFDSSPFDWGDNYKLPNIPENDLVIYEMNVRAFTADESSGLDPDVRGSYRGLIDKIPHLLKLGINAVELLPVFEFDEFEFQRRSNPRDHMINTWGYSTINFFAPMSRYASAGGGPLRASHEFKEMVKALHGAGIEVILDVVYNHTNEADDAYTYTTSFRGIDNKVYYMLDPSNGQLLNFSGCGNTLNCNHPVVMKLVIESLRHWVTEYHVDGFRFDLASVLCRGTDGAPLDAPPLIRAIAKDAILSRCKIISEPWDCGGLYLVGRFPNWDRWAEWNGMYRDDLRRFIKGDSGMKGTFATRVSGSADLYKMNKRKPYHSINFIIAHDGFTLYDLVSYNFKHNHANGEGGNDGSNDNLSWNCGHEGETNDSTIKAIRSRQMKNVHLALMISQGTPMMMMGDEYGHTRYGNNNSYGHDTAINHFQWGLLESRKNNHFRFFKEVINYRKNHRVFGRDTFLEKSDVTWHEGNWDNFESKFLAFTFHDNNGGDIYIAFNAHDYFIKVPIPASPEKRKWFRVVDTNLESPNDFVLEGVPGIGGTYNMAPYSSILLEAK; encoded by the exons ATGCTCCTCCGTACTAGCCCACATTTGTACGATTCAAATGTCTCGAGATTCCCGCTCTTTGGTTCTTCATCAACCTTTCCGACTCATGCTGGTGCTTCGTCGTGTGTTGTAGCTTCCCCTGTTCTTGATATTGG GTTGAAGATGAGTAAACAAGCGACGGGGAGCAATCGACAAGGGCTTGTGAGAAAG ACCCGGGATCATGTCAAGCAGGGTTCACTTAATGCTTACGGTCAGGGTGCTCAGGGAAGTGTACTAGAG GAAGAAGCGCAACTGCCAGAGACCAGCCAGTCATGGGAAACTTCTCCAGGTCAGGCTTTTCCGCTGGGTGTATCTGAAGTTGAACGTGGGGTCAATTTTGCCATTTTCTCACAGCACGCAACTGCTGTCACACTATGCGTAACAATTGCTGAGAG GGGACAGTTTGGAGGGCCGGATGGTGGAATGATTGAGCTGGCTTTAGATCCTAATGAGAATAAGACTGGTGACATTTGGCACATATGTATAAAG GATTTTCCCCGGAGCAATGTGCTTTATGGTTACCGTATTGATGGGCCTCGAGGTTGGGATCATGGGCATCGATTTGACAGCAGCATTGTACTAATAGATCCGTATGCGAAGCTAGTTGAAGGCCGCCGGTATTTTGGAGATTCCAAAGACAAGCTATCTGGGTTTCTTGGGACGTATGATTTTGATAGCTCACCTTTTGATTGGGGAGACAACTACAAGCTTCCAAATATTCCTGAG AATGATCTTgttatatatgaaatgaatgtTCGTGCATTTACAGCTGATGAATCCAGTGGTCTGGATCCAGATGTTCGTGGTAGCTACCGTGGTCTGATTGACAAg ATTCCACACCTTTTAAAGCTTGGCATCAATGCTGTAGAGTTGCTACCtgtctttgaatttgatgaatttGAGTTTCAAAGGCGTTCAAATCCTAGAGATCACATG ATTAATACATGGGGCTACTCAACAATAAACTTCTTTGCCCCTATGAGCCGTTATGCAAGTGCTGGTGGAGGACCTCTTAGAGCTTCTCATGAATTTAAAGAAATGGTTAAAGCCTTGCATGGTGCTGGGATTGAG gttattttggatgttgtaTATAATCACACAAATGAAGCTGATGACGCCTACACTTATACCACATCATTTCGTGGCATAGATAATAAG GTTTATTACATGCTGGACCCAAGCAATGGCCAATTACTGAACTTCTCGGGCTGTG GGAACACATTAAATTGTAACCACCCTGTTGTTATGAAGCTTGTTATTGAGAGCTTAAGGCACTG GGTCACTGAATATCATGTGGATGGATTTAGATTTGACCTTGCTAGTGTTCTTTGTCGCGGAACAGATGGAGCTCCACTTGATGCACCGCCACTTATTAGG GCTATCGCAAAAGATGCCATTCTATCAAGATGTAAAATTATTTCTGAGCCTTGGGATTGTGGAGGCCTTTATCTTGTTGGAAGATTTCCAAACTGGGACAG GTGGGCCGAATGGAATGGAATGTATCGTGATGACTTGAGGAGATTTATAAAG GGAGACTCAGGTATGAAAGGAACTTTTGCAACTCGTGTGTCTGGATCTGCTGACCTTTACAAA ATGAATAAGCGCAAGCCTTACCACAgtattaattttattattgcTCATGACGGGTTCACTCTGTATGATCTCGTTTCATACAATTTTAAG CACAATCATGCTAATGGAGAAGGGGGAAATGATGGAAGCAATGATAATTTGAGCTGGAATTGTGGTCATGAAG GAGAAACCAATGATTCTACTATTAAAGCTATACGCTCTCGGCAAATGAAAAATGTCCATCTGGCATTGATGATCTCTCAG GGGACaccaatgatgatgatgggagATGAATATGGGCATACTCGATATGGGAATAACAACAGTTATGGACATGATACTGCTATAAACCATTTCCAGTGGGGACTA TTGGAATCACGAAAGAATAATCATTTCAGGTTCTTCAAGGAGGTGATAAACTATCGAAAAAATCATCGAGTATTTGGTCGTGATACATTTCTTGAGAAA AGTGATGTGACATGGCATGAAGGCAACTGGGACAACTTTGAGAGCAAGTTTCTTGCATTCAC GTTTCATGACAATAATGGAGGAGATATCTACATAGCATTCAATGCTCatgattattttataaaagtTCCAATCCCTGCGTCACCAGAAAAGAGGAAATGGTTTCGCGTG GTCGACACTAATCTCGAGTCTCCCAATGACTTTGTGCTTGAAGGCGTCCCTGGCATTGGAGGTACTTACAACATGGCTCCTTATTCCTCAATTCTTCTTGAAGCAAAATGA
- the LOC126794907 gene encoding isoamylase 3, chloroplastic isoform X1, with the protein MKLCHHQNQSSNRERSKMLLRTSPHLYDSNVSRFPLFGSSSTFPTHAGASSCVVASPVLDIGLKMSKQATGSNRQGLVRKTRDHVKQGSLNAYGQGAQGSVLEEEAQLPETSQSWETSPGQAFPLGVSEVERGVNFAIFSQHATAVTLCVTIAERGQFGGPDGGMIELALDPNENKTGDIWHICIKDFPRSNVLYGYRIDGPRGWDHGHRFDSSIVLIDPYAKLVEGRRYFGDSKDKLSGFLGTYDFDSSPFDWGDNYKLPNIPENDLVIYEMNVRAFTADESSGLDPDVRGSYRGLIDKIPHLLKLGINAVELLPVFEFDEFEFQRRSNPRDHMINTWGYSTINFFAPMSRYASAGGGPLRASHEFKEMVKALHGAGIEVILDVVYNHTNEADDAYTYTTSFRGIDNKVYYMLDPSNGQLLNFSGCGNTLNCNHPVVMKLVIESLRHWVTEYHVDGFRFDLASVLCRGTDGAPLDAPPLIRAIAKDAILSRCKIISEPWDCGGLYLVGRFPNWDRWAEWNGMYRDDLRRFIKGDSGMKGTFATRVSGSADLYKMNKRKPYHSINFIIAHDGFTLYDLVSYNFKHNHANGEGGNDGSNDNLSWNCGHEGETNDSTIKAIRSRQMKNVHLALMISQGTPMMMMGDEYGHTRYGNNNSYGHDTAINHFQWGLLESRKNNHFRFFKEVINYRKNHRVFGRDTFLEKSDVTWHEGNWDNFESKFLAFTFHDNNGGDIYIAFNAHDYFIKVPIPASPEKRKWFRVVDTNLESPNDFVLEGVPGIGGTYNMAPYSSILLEAK; encoded by the exons ATGAAACTTTGCCATCATCAGAATCAGAGTAGTAATCGAGAAAGGTCGAAGATGCTCCTCCGTACTAGCCCACATTTGTACGATTCAAATGTCTCGAGATTCCCGCTCTTTGGTTCTTCATCAACCTTTCCGACTCATGCTGGTGCTTCGTCGTGTGTTGTAGCTTCCCCTGTTCTTGATATTGG GTTGAAGATGAGTAAACAAGCGACGGGGAGCAATCGACAAGGGCTTGTGAGAAAG ACCCGGGATCATGTCAAGCAGGGTTCACTTAATGCTTACGGTCAGGGTGCTCAGGGAAGTGTACTAGAG GAAGAAGCGCAACTGCCAGAGACCAGCCAGTCATGGGAAACTTCTCCAGGTCAGGCTTTTCCGCTGGGTGTATCTGAAGTTGAACGTGGGGTCAATTTTGCCATTTTCTCACAGCACGCAACTGCTGTCACACTATGCGTAACAATTGCTGAGAG GGGACAGTTTGGAGGGCCGGATGGTGGAATGATTGAGCTGGCTTTAGATCCTAATGAGAATAAGACTGGTGACATTTGGCACATATGTATAAAG GATTTTCCCCGGAGCAATGTGCTTTATGGTTACCGTATTGATGGGCCTCGAGGTTGGGATCATGGGCATCGATTTGACAGCAGCATTGTACTAATAGATCCGTATGCGAAGCTAGTTGAAGGCCGCCGGTATTTTGGAGATTCCAAAGACAAGCTATCTGGGTTTCTTGGGACGTATGATTTTGATAGCTCACCTTTTGATTGGGGAGACAACTACAAGCTTCCAAATATTCCTGAG AATGATCTTgttatatatgaaatgaatgtTCGTGCATTTACAGCTGATGAATCCAGTGGTCTGGATCCAGATGTTCGTGGTAGCTACCGTGGTCTGATTGACAAg ATTCCACACCTTTTAAAGCTTGGCATCAATGCTGTAGAGTTGCTACCtgtctttgaatttgatgaatttGAGTTTCAAAGGCGTTCAAATCCTAGAGATCACATG ATTAATACATGGGGCTACTCAACAATAAACTTCTTTGCCCCTATGAGCCGTTATGCAAGTGCTGGTGGAGGACCTCTTAGAGCTTCTCATGAATTTAAAGAAATGGTTAAAGCCTTGCATGGTGCTGGGATTGAG gttattttggatgttgtaTATAATCACACAAATGAAGCTGATGACGCCTACACTTATACCACATCATTTCGTGGCATAGATAATAAG GTTTATTACATGCTGGACCCAAGCAATGGCCAATTACTGAACTTCTCGGGCTGTG GGAACACATTAAATTGTAACCACCCTGTTGTTATGAAGCTTGTTATTGAGAGCTTAAGGCACTG GGTCACTGAATATCATGTGGATGGATTTAGATTTGACCTTGCTAGTGTTCTTTGTCGCGGAACAGATGGAGCTCCACTTGATGCACCGCCACTTATTAGG GCTATCGCAAAAGATGCCATTCTATCAAGATGTAAAATTATTTCTGAGCCTTGGGATTGTGGAGGCCTTTATCTTGTTGGAAGATTTCCAAACTGGGACAG GTGGGCCGAATGGAATGGAATGTATCGTGATGACTTGAGGAGATTTATAAAG GGAGACTCAGGTATGAAAGGAACTTTTGCAACTCGTGTGTCTGGATCTGCTGACCTTTACAAA ATGAATAAGCGCAAGCCTTACCACAgtattaattttattattgcTCATGACGGGTTCACTCTGTATGATCTCGTTTCATACAATTTTAAG CACAATCATGCTAATGGAGAAGGGGGAAATGATGGAAGCAATGATAATTTGAGCTGGAATTGTGGTCATGAAG GAGAAACCAATGATTCTACTATTAAAGCTATACGCTCTCGGCAAATGAAAAATGTCCATCTGGCATTGATGATCTCTCAG GGGACaccaatgatgatgatgggagATGAATATGGGCATACTCGATATGGGAATAACAACAGTTATGGACATGATACTGCTATAAACCATTTCCAGTGGGGACTA TTGGAATCACGAAAGAATAATCATTTCAGGTTCTTCAAGGAGGTGATAAACTATCGAAAAAATCATCGAGTATTTGGTCGTGATACATTTCTTGAGAAA AGTGATGTGACATGGCATGAAGGCAACTGGGACAACTTTGAGAGCAAGTTTCTTGCATTCAC GTTTCATGACAATAATGGAGGAGATATCTACATAGCATTCAATGCTCatgattattttataaaagtTCCAATCCCTGCGTCACCAGAAAAGAGGAAATGGTTTCGCGTG GTCGACACTAATCTCGAGTCTCCCAATGACTTTGTGCTTGAAGGCGTCCCTGGCATTGGAGGTACTTACAACATGGCTCCTTATTCCTCAATTCTTCTTGAAGCAAAATGA
- the LOC126794919 gene encoding blue copper protein produces MTGIGARIVGLVLVFGMVMMPSLAKDYTVGDTAGWATGVDYTTWTSDKTFAVGDNLVFSYGSGHTVDEVSGTDYKSCTTGNSITSDSSGATTIPLKNAGTHYFICGITGHCGMGMKLSVTVGSGSTATTPAAKGASTPPSTDGSNTTDATTAVTTPTATSTNLGTSLSGSSIMALMTIAGVVFSLLVLS; encoded by the exons ATGACAGGAATAGGAGCCAGAATTGTGGGTTTAGTCCTTGTTTTTGGCATGGTCATGATGCCAAGCTTGGCCAAAGACTACACTGTTGGAGACACCGCTGGCTGGGCTACTGGTGTTGATTACACCACTTGGACTAGTGACAAGACCTTCGCCGTCGGCGATAACCTGG TGTTTAGCTATGGAAGTGGGCACACGGTGGATGAAGTGAGTGGCACTGACTACAAGAGTTGCACCACAGGCAACTCTATCACTAGTGACAGCAGTGGCGCCACTACCATTCCTCTCAAGAATGCCGGGACACATTACTTCATTTGTGGAATTACTGGGCATTGTGGGATGGGCATGAAGCTGTCCGTGACCGTCGGATCAGGATCAACCGCCACCACTCCAGCTGCCAAGGGTGCAAGCACACCGCCTTCCACAGACGGTAGCAACACCACGGATGCCACTACGGCAGTGACCACACCCACAGCCACATCCACTAATCTAGGAACTAGTCTCTCCGGCTCTTCTATTATGGCTTTGATGACAATTGCTGGGGTTGTTTTTAGTCTGTTAGTGCTTTCATAA